A window from Sceloporus undulatus isolate JIND9_A2432 ecotype Alabama chromosome 8, SceUnd_v1.1, whole genome shotgun sequence encodes these proteins:
- the ARHGAP17 gene encoding rho GTPase-activating protein 17 isoform X3: protein MKQLANQTVGRAEKTEVLSDDLLQIERRLDTVRSVCHNSCKRLVVCLHGQYGTDAEKRHKKLPLTAFAQNMQEGALQLSDETLLGKMLETCGEAENKLAMELSHHEVQVEKDILEPLNQLTETEIPNIQKQRKQLAKLVLDWDSARARWNQAHKTSATNFQGLPSKIDSLKEEMDEAGNKVEQCKDQLAADMYNFISKESDYARYFVSLLEAQADYHRKALAVLDKVIPEIQGHQDKWTEKPAFGTPLEEHLKRSAREIALPIEACVMMLLETGMKEEGLFRIAAGASKLKKLKAALDCSTSHLDEFYSDPHAVAGALKSYLRELPEPLMTYTLYEEWAQVANIQDQDKKLQDLWRICQKLPKHNLANFRYLIKFLAKLAQYSDLNKMTPSNIAIVLGPNLLWAKNEGSLAEMAAATSVHVVAVVEPIIQHAAWFFPEEVDFNVSGAFVGQPAVNSNHLHTGNEYDSGTLERKRPISMAVMDGELLRKESASKPKDSAPSTTPPPTRNGGHGSAAQTHPQPASGTGQLSLGQPQNTAGPSPHAIRRAVKKPAPAPPKLANPPPGQPGNQGSVPAPQPLSVSPKPPTRCPSPPSQGVLQSTTAPSQVSAPRRYSSSLSPIQAPSHPPPQPPTQTATPPLQPKTTTPGSSSHTPLASELGPEQQQQPLPQQRQPSPTPPRTPTPPDTPPLEKQNASSPAPAPPQPSSQDAPAAQSPPPVPQTGTLPRPRPVPKPRNRPSVPPPPHPPAPHLTGEGSLPGTPSTASRIVTDSNPSVQEPPRGLPAVNLPTPAEPATLPTPSSHNHLVLGIDHDTESTAL, encoded by the exons AGCTGAGAAAACGGAAGTCCTCAGTGATGATCTGCTGCAG ATCGAGCGCCGTCTTGACACCGTGCGGTCTGTGTGCCACAATTCCTGCAAGCGGCTAGTGGTGTGTTTGCATGGGCAGTATGGAACGGATGCTGAAAAGAGACAT AAAAAACTCCCACTCACAGCTTTTGCTCAGAATATGCAAGAAGGTGCGCTGCAGCTAAGCGACGAAACATTACTGGG GAAAATGCTGGAGACCTGTGGCGAAGCAGAGAATAAGCTTGCAATGGAACTCTCTCACCATGAAGTGCAGGTTGAAAAGGACATCTTGGAACCACTGAACCAACTGACAGAG ACAGAAATCCCCAACATTCAGAAACAGAGGAAGCAGCTTGCAAAGTTGgtgctggactgggactctgcAAGAGCCAG GTGGAACCAAGCCCACAAAACCTCCGCTACTAACTTCCAGGGGCTTCCATCTAAGATAGACTCCCTGAAGGAGGAGATGGATGAAGCAGGAAATAAAGTGGAGCAATGCAAG GATCAACTTGCTGCGGACATGTATAACTTCATTTCCAAAGAAAGCGACTACGCCCGATATTTTGTCTCG TTATTAGAAGCCCAAGCAGATTACCATAGAAAAGCATTAGCAGTCTTAGACAAGGTGATCCCCGAAATCCAGGGCCATCAAG ACAAATGGACAGAAAAGCCAGCCTTTGGGACTCCCCTGGAAGAGCATCTGAAGCGCAGCGCCCGAGAAATCGCCCTCCCAATTGAAGCATGTGTGATGATGCTCTTGGAAACAGGCATGAAGGAGGAG GGCTTATTCCGAATCGCTGCCGGAGCTTCTAAGCTAAAGAAGCTGAAAGCGGCCTTGGACTGCTCCACGTCACACCTGGATGAGTTCTATTCAGACCCACATGCCGTGGCAG GTGCCCTGAAGTCTTACCTGAGGGAGCTGCCGGAACCGCTCATGACCTACACCTTGTATGAAGAATGGGCGCAAGTTGCAAA TATACAGGACCAGGATAAGAAACTACAGGACCTGTGGAGGATTTGTCAGAAACTGCCAAAGCATAACCTGGCCAACTTCAG GTACTTAATCAAATTCCTGGCCAAGCTTGCACAGTACAGTGACCTTAACAAGATGACACCCAGCAACATCGCTATTGTCTTGGGTCCAAACCTGTTGTGGGCAAAGAATGAAGG tTCTCTggcagaaatggcagcagcaacaTCAGTGCATGTGGTGGCCGTTGTTGAGCCCATAATCCAGCATGCGGCTTGGTTCTTTCCTGAAG AGGTGGATTTCAATGTATCGGGAGCATTCGTGGGGCAGCCTGCTGTGAATTCAAATCACCTACACACAGGGAATGAATATGACTCTGGGACACTGGAGCGGAAGAGACCCATTAGCATGGCAGTGATGGATGGGGAGCTGCTGAGGAAGGAAAG CGCTTCAAAGCCAAAGGACTCTGCACCCTCCACAACTCCTCCCCCCACAAGAAATGGGGGCCACGGCAGTGCTGCTCAGACCCACCCGCAGCCGGCCAGTGGCACTGGCCAGCTCTCGCTTGGGCAGCCCCAGAACACTGCTGGGCCCAGTCCACACGCGATCAGGCGAG CTGTGAAGAAGCCTGCCCCGGCCCCTCCCAAGCTGGCCAACCCACCTCCTGGACAGCCAGGGAACCAGGGCTCCGTCCCGGCCCCTCAGCCGCTGTCGGTATCTCCCAAGCCGCCCACCAGATGCCCTTCTCCTCCCAGCCAAGGGGTCCTCCAGAgcaccactgccccctcccaggTCTCTGCCCCTCGGCGTTACTCCAGCAGCCTCTCCCCGATACAGGCTCCCAGCCACCCACCCCCACAGCCCCCCACACAAACTGCAACGCCTCCCCTCCAGCCGAAGACCACCACTCCTGGGTCATCCTCGCACACGCCGTTGGCCTCTGAGCTTGGAcctgaacagcagcagcagccactgccGCAGCAGAGGCAGCCATCGCCCACCCCGCCACGCACGCCAACACCCCCTGACACACCACCTCTTGAGAAGCAGAACGCCAGCTCCCCTGCTCCTGCGCCTCCTCAGCCTTCCTCACAGGACGCTCCGGCAGCCCAGTCGCCACCTCCAGTGCCTCAAACGGGCACGCTGCCACGGCCGCGGCCGGTGCCCAAGCCCCGTAACCGTCCCAGCGTGCCCCCTCCACCTCACCCTCCAGCTCCTCACCTGACGGGAGAGGGTTCTCTGCCGGGCACCCCTTCGACCGCCTCCCGCATTGTGACTG ACTCCAATCCCAGTGTTCAAGAGCCGCCCCGAGGCCTTCCGGCTGTCAACCTTCCTACCCCCGCAGAACCTGCGACTTTACCGACTCCAAGTTCACACAACCACCTTGTGCTTGGCATCGACCACGATACTGAAAGCACAGCTTTGTAA
- the ARHGAP17 gene encoding rho GTPase-activating protein 17 isoform X2 translates to MKQLANQTVGRAEKTEVLSDDLLQIERRLDTVRSVCHNSCKRLVVCLHGQYGTDAEKRHKKLPLTAFAQNMQEGALQLSDETLLGKMLETCGEAENKLAMELSHHEVQVEKDILEPLNQLTETEIPNIQKQRKQLAKLVLDWDSARARWNQAHKTSATNFQGLPSKIDSLKEEMDEAGNKVEQCKDQLAADMYNFISKESDYARYFVSLLEAQADYHRKALAVLDKVIPEIQGHQDKWTEKPAFGTPLEEHLKRSAREIALPIEACVMMLLETGMKEEGLFRIAAGASKLKKLKAALDCSTSHLDEFYSDPHAVAGALKSYLRELPEPLMTYTLYEEWAQVANIQDQDKKLQDLWRICQKLPKHNLANFRYLIKFLAKLAQYSDLNKMTPSNIAIVLGPNLLWAKNEGSLAEMAAATSVHVVAVVEPIIQHAAWFFPEEVDFNVSGAFVGQPAVNSNHLHTGNEYDSGTLERKRPISMAVMDGELLRKESFGVKVMDFQANPRRGGTVNRKHTSPAFHPPLPPTEAGPLAQAMTEQHPPGTGAESGLLGAASAAPFLDPAEQPQSQGAEESSASKPKDSAPSTTPPPTRNGGHGSAAQTHPQPASGTGQLSLGQPQNTAGPSPHAIRRAVKKPAPAPPKLANPPPGQPGNQGSVPAPQPLSVSPKPPTRCPSPPSQGVLQSTTAPSQVSAPRRYSSSLSPIQAPSHPPPQPPTQTATPPLQPKTTTPGSSSHTPLASELGPEQQQQPLPQQRQPSPTPPRTPTPPDTPPLEKQNASSPAPAPPQPSSQDAPAAQSPPPVPQTGTLPRPRPVPKPRNRPSVPPPPHPPAPHLTGEGSLPGTPSTASRIVTDV, encoded by the exons AGCTGAGAAAACGGAAGTCCTCAGTGATGATCTGCTGCAG ATCGAGCGCCGTCTTGACACCGTGCGGTCTGTGTGCCACAATTCCTGCAAGCGGCTAGTGGTGTGTTTGCATGGGCAGTATGGAACGGATGCTGAAAAGAGACAT AAAAAACTCCCACTCACAGCTTTTGCTCAGAATATGCAAGAAGGTGCGCTGCAGCTAAGCGACGAAACATTACTGGG GAAAATGCTGGAGACCTGTGGCGAAGCAGAGAATAAGCTTGCAATGGAACTCTCTCACCATGAAGTGCAGGTTGAAAAGGACATCTTGGAACCACTGAACCAACTGACAGAG ACAGAAATCCCCAACATTCAGAAACAGAGGAAGCAGCTTGCAAAGTTGgtgctggactgggactctgcAAGAGCCAG GTGGAACCAAGCCCACAAAACCTCCGCTACTAACTTCCAGGGGCTTCCATCTAAGATAGACTCCCTGAAGGAGGAGATGGATGAAGCAGGAAATAAAGTGGAGCAATGCAAG GATCAACTTGCTGCGGACATGTATAACTTCATTTCCAAAGAAAGCGACTACGCCCGATATTTTGTCTCG TTATTAGAAGCCCAAGCAGATTACCATAGAAAAGCATTAGCAGTCTTAGACAAGGTGATCCCCGAAATCCAGGGCCATCAAG ACAAATGGACAGAAAAGCCAGCCTTTGGGACTCCCCTGGAAGAGCATCTGAAGCGCAGCGCCCGAGAAATCGCCCTCCCAATTGAAGCATGTGTGATGATGCTCTTGGAAACAGGCATGAAGGAGGAG GGCTTATTCCGAATCGCTGCCGGAGCTTCTAAGCTAAAGAAGCTGAAAGCGGCCTTGGACTGCTCCACGTCACACCTGGATGAGTTCTATTCAGACCCACATGCCGTGGCAG GTGCCCTGAAGTCTTACCTGAGGGAGCTGCCGGAACCGCTCATGACCTACACCTTGTATGAAGAATGGGCGCAAGTTGCAAA TATACAGGACCAGGATAAGAAACTACAGGACCTGTGGAGGATTTGTCAGAAACTGCCAAAGCATAACCTGGCCAACTTCAG GTACTTAATCAAATTCCTGGCCAAGCTTGCACAGTACAGTGACCTTAACAAGATGACACCCAGCAACATCGCTATTGTCTTGGGTCCAAACCTGTTGTGGGCAAAGAATGAAGG tTCTCTggcagaaatggcagcagcaacaTCAGTGCATGTGGTGGCCGTTGTTGAGCCCATAATCCAGCATGCGGCTTGGTTCTTTCCTGAAG AGGTGGATTTCAATGTATCGGGAGCATTCGTGGGGCAGCCTGCTGTGAATTCAAATCACCTACACACAGGGAATGAATATGACTCTGGGACACTGGAGCGGAAGAGACCCATTAGCATGGCAGTGATGGATGGGGAGCTGCTGAGGAAGGAAAG cTTTGGTGTCAAGGTTATGGATTTCCAGGCGAACCCCCGGAGAGGTGGCACTGTTAATAGAAAGCACACGTCCCCCGCTTTCCATCCGCCCCTTCCGCCCACGGAGGCTGGCCCACTGGCACAGGCCATGACGGAGCAGCACCCACCGGGCACGGGGGCTGAATCCGGCCTCTTAGGTGCTGCTTCTGCTGCCCCCTTTCTCGATCCAGCAGAGCAGCCCCAAAGCCAAGGCGCTGAGGAGAGCAG CGCTTCAAAGCCAAAGGACTCTGCACCCTCCACAACTCCTCCCCCCACAAGAAATGGGGGCCACGGCAGTGCTGCTCAGACCCACCCGCAGCCGGCCAGTGGCACTGGCCAGCTCTCGCTTGGGCAGCCCCAGAACACTGCTGGGCCCAGTCCACACGCGATCAGGCGAG CTGTGAAGAAGCCTGCCCCGGCCCCTCCCAAGCTGGCCAACCCACCTCCTGGACAGCCAGGGAACCAGGGCTCCGTCCCGGCCCCTCAGCCGCTGTCGGTATCTCCCAAGCCGCCCACCAGATGCCCTTCTCCTCCCAGCCAAGGGGTCCTCCAGAgcaccactgccccctcccaggTCTCTGCCCCTCGGCGTTACTCCAGCAGCCTCTCCCCGATACAGGCTCCCAGCCACCCACCCCCACAGCCCCCCACACAAACTGCAACGCCTCCCCTCCAGCCGAAGACCACCACTCCTGGGTCATCCTCGCACACGCCGTTGGCCTCTGAGCTTGGAcctgaacagcagcagcagccactgccGCAGCAGAGGCAGCCATCGCCCACCCCGCCACGCACGCCAACACCCCCTGACACACCACCTCTTGAGAAGCAGAACGCCAGCTCCCCTGCTCCTGCGCCTCCTCAGCCTTCCTCACAGGACGCTCCGGCAGCCCAGTCGCCACCTCCAGTGCCTCAAACGGGCACGCTGCCACGGCCGCGGCCGGTGCCCAAGCCCCGTAACCGTCCCAGCGTGCCCCCTCCACCTCACCCTCCAGCTCCTCACCTGACGGGAGAGGGTTCTCTGCCGGGCACCCCTTCGACCGCCTCCCGCATTGTGACTG ATGTTTGA
- the ARHGAP17 gene encoding rho GTPase-activating protein 17 isoform X1: MKQLANQTVGRAEKTEVLSDDLLQIERRLDTVRSVCHNSCKRLVVCLHGQYGTDAEKRHKKLPLTAFAQNMQEGALQLSDETLLGKMLETCGEAENKLAMELSHHEVQVEKDILEPLNQLTETEIPNIQKQRKQLAKLVLDWDSARARWNQAHKTSATNFQGLPSKIDSLKEEMDEAGNKVEQCKDQLAADMYNFISKESDYARYFVSLLEAQADYHRKALAVLDKVIPEIQGHQDKWTEKPAFGTPLEEHLKRSAREIALPIEACVMMLLETGMKEEGLFRIAAGASKLKKLKAALDCSTSHLDEFYSDPHAVAGALKSYLRELPEPLMTYTLYEEWAQVANIQDQDKKLQDLWRICQKLPKHNLANFRYLIKFLAKLAQYSDLNKMTPSNIAIVLGPNLLWAKNEGSLAEMAAATSVHVVAVVEPIIQHAAWFFPEEVDFNVSGAFVGQPAVNSNHLHTGNEYDSGTLERKRPISMAVMDGELLRKESFGVKVMDFQANPRRGGTVNRKHTSPAFHPPLPPTEAGPLAQAMTEQHPPGTGAESGLLGAASAAPFLDPAEQPQSQGAEESSASKPKDSAPSTTPPPTRNGGHGSAAQTHPQPASGTGQLSLGQPQNTAGPSPHAIRRAVKKPAPAPPKLANPPPGQPGNQGSVPAPQPLSVSPKPPTRCPSPPSQGVLQSTTAPSQVSAPRRYSSSLSPIQAPSHPPPQPPTQTATPPLQPKTTTPGSSSHTPLASELGPEQQQQPLPQQRQPSPTPPRTPTPPDTPPLEKQNASSPAPAPPQPSSQDAPAAQSPPPVPQTGTLPRPRPVPKPRNRPSVPPPPHPPAPHLTGEGSLPGTPSTASRIVTDSNPSVQEPPRGLPAVNLPTPAEPATLPTPSSHNHLVLGIDHDTESTAL, encoded by the exons AGCTGAGAAAACGGAAGTCCTCAGTGATGATCTGCTGCAG ATCGAGCGCCGTCTTGACACCGTGCGGTCTGTGTGCCACAATTCCTGCAAGCGGCTAGTGGTGTGTTTGCATGGGCAGTATGGAACGGATGCTGAAAAGAGACAT AAAAAACTCCCACTCACAGCTTTTGCTCAGAATATGCAAGAAGGTGCGCTGCAGCTAAGCGACGAAACATTACTGGG GAAAATGCTGGAGACCTGTGGCGAAGCAGAGAATAAGCTTGCAATGGAACTCTCTCACCATGAAGTGCAGGTTGAAAAGGACATCTTGGAACCACTGAACCAACTGACAGAG ACAGAAATCCCCAACATTCAGAAACAGAGGAAGCAGCTTGCAAAGTTGgtgctggactgggactctgcAAGAGCCAG GTGGAACCAAGCCCACAAAACCTCCGCTACTAACTTCCAGGGGCTTCCATCTAAGATAGACTCCCTGAAGGAGGAGATGGATGAAGCAGGAAATAAAGTGGAGCAATGCAAG GATCAACTTGCTGCGGACATGTATAACTTCATTTCCAAAGAAAGCGACTACGCCCGATATTTTGTCTCG TTATTAGAAGCCCAAGCAGATTACCATAGAAAAGCATTAGCAGTCTTAGACAAGGTGATCCCCGAAATCCAGGGCCATCAAG ACAAATGGACAGAAAAGCCAGCCTTTGGGACTCCCCTGGAAGAGCATCTGAAGCGCAGCGCCCGAGAAATCGCCCTCCCAATTGAAGCATGTGTGATGATGCTCTTGGAAACAGGCATGAAGGAGGAG GGCTTATTCCGAATCGCTGCCGGAGCTTCTAAGCTAAAGAAGCTGAAAGCGGCCTTGGACTGCTCCACGTCACACCTGGATGAGTTCTATTCAGACCCACATGCCGTGGCAG GTGCCCTGAAGTCTTACCTGAGGGAGCTGCCGGAACCGCTCATGACCTACACCTTGTATGAAGAATGGGCGCAAGTTGCAAA TATACAGGACCAGGATAAGAAACTACAGGACCTGTGGAGGATTTGTCAGAAACTGCCAAAGCATAACCTGGCCAACTTCAG GTACTTAATCAAATTCCTGGCCAAGCTTGCACAGTACAGTGACCTTAACAAGATGACACCCAGCAACATCGCTATTGTCTTGGGTCCAAACCTGTTGTGGGCAAAGAATGAAGG tTCTCTggcagaaatggcagcagcaacaTCAGTGCATGTGGTGGCCGTTGTTGAGCCCATAATCCAGCATGCGGCTTGGTTCTTTCCTGAAG AGGTGGATTTCAATGTATCGGGAGCATTCGTGGGGCAGCCTGCTGTGAATTCAAATCACCTACACACAGGGAATGAATATGACTCTGGGACACTGGAGCGGAAGAGACCCATTAGCATGGCAGTGATGGATGGGGAGCTGCTGAGGAAGGAAAG cTTTGGTGTCAAGGTTATGGATTTCCAGGCGAACCCCCGGAGAGGTGGCACTGTTAATAGAAAGCACACGTCCCCCGCTTTCCATCCGCCCCTTCCGCCCACGGAGGCTGGCCCACTGGCACAGGCCATGACGGAGCAGCACCCACCGGGCACGGGGGCTGAATCCGGCCTCTTAGGTGCTGCTTCTGCTGCCCCCTTTCTCGATCCAGCAGAGCAGCCCCAAAGCCAAGGCGCTGAGGAGAGCAG CGCTTCAAAGCCAAAGGACTCTGCACCCTCCACAACTCCTCCCCCCACAAGAAATGGGGGCCACGGCAGTGCTGCTCAGACCCACCCGCAGCCGGCCAGTGGCACTGGCCAGCTCTCGCTTGGGCAGCCCCAGAACACTGCTGGGCCCAGTCCACACGCGATCAGGCGAG CTGTGAAGAAGCCTGCCCCGGCCCCTCCCAAGCTGGCCAACCCACCTCCTGGACAGCCAGGGAACCAGGGCTCCGTCCCGGCCCCTCAGCCGCTGTCGGTATCTCCCAAGCCGCCCACCAGATGCCCTTCTCCTCCCAGCCAAGGGGTCCTCCAGAgcaccactgccccctcccaggTCTCTGCCCCTCGGCGTTACTCCAGCAGCCTCTCCCCGATACAGGCTCCCAGCCACCCACCCCCACAGCCCCCCACACAAACTGCAACGCCTCCCCTCCAGCCGAAGACCACCACTCCTGGGTCATCCTCGCACACGCCGTTGGCCTCTGAGCTTGGAcctgaacagcagcagcagccactgccGCAGCAGAGGCAGCCATCGCCCACCCCGCCACGCACGCCAACACCCCCTGACACACCACCTCTTGAGAAGCAGAACGCCAGCTCCCCTGCTCCTGCGCCTCCTCAGCCTTCCTCACAGGACGCTCCGGCAGCCCAGTCGCCACCTCCAGTGCCTCAAACGGGCACGCTGCCACGGCCGCGGCCGGTGCCCAAGCCCCGTAACCGTCCCAGCGTGCCCCCTCCACCTCACCCTCCAGCTCCTCACCTGACGGGAGAGGGTTCTCTGCCGGGCACCCCTTCGACCGCCTCCCGCATTGTGACTG ACTCCAATCCCAGTGTTCAAGAGCCGCCCCGAGGCCTTCCGGCTGTCAACCTTCCTACCCCCGCAGAACCTGCGACTTTACCGACTCCAAGTTCACACAACCACCTTGTGCTTGGCATCGACCACGATACTGAAAGCACAGCTTTGTAA